The genome window gAGGGCGCACGTCACACACAtcagtgatggatagaaacatAGACGTTTCAgatacagtttcatatgatATGAAACTGTGCTCTGTATCGTTTCACTGAAACGCCTTGCGGTTTCAGTTTCAGAGTTTCAGTAAGTTTCAGTATATAGTAACTAATCGTTGCATGACTATTAACGATTTGAAGGAGCAGATCGAGACGTCGCTAAGCACCACAAAGAAGTCGTTTGACATTGGAGAACACCGAATTCTGGCTGTGCTTTTCCTCCTCTTATTGGCTCCTGCAGGCTCTCGTCCAACGTCCATCCTCCGGCTTCGCTTTGGGGACATCCGAGTGGGCTTGGCGAGAGATCCGGAGGGTGGACCACACAAGATCTTAATTCGATTCACGTTGGAGTTCACAAAATCATACCTTGGTACTAAGGACACGTAAGTGCACTATTTCCGTAGTCTCCGTATTGCATGCTAAGATTACCTCCGTTAATATCTTACCAGCAAAACATTTACCATACCCGAGATGATGTTCGATCCATCTTTGCTCCTTAGTCCCCATGCCTTTCTGCTGGGCATTTTATTTCGCCACCAAGCATTTCGTGCATCCCACCTCACCTCTCCTAGGCAACTAGATGAGCTGGACATACATCCCGGCGAGCGGGAGCTACCTTTGCCTATAAGAAGTGATCTGAAAGAGGTATGCATATTTCGTCGCGCTGTCAAAACATTGACGGGGTATGAAATGTCAGCAACGAAGACCATCACaaatggcatgatggcgagctggATTAAGAGAGTGGGTGAAATCATGGGACTTCAGTACGAAACAATACCGTACAGCCTGCGCTACAATGCAGCAAATGAGTTTGACAAAGCCGTGAGTTTCCAAAACCAACTTGAAGAACACTCCTAAACTTTGCCGTATTAGCCAACATGAGTGAGGCGCTCAGGAACCTATCCCTTGACCACGCCAACTCCGTCCCATTCCAGAAGCACTACCTTGGTCGAATTGTTCGTGCTGACCCATGGGCCATTGTTCGTCGCGAAAAGCCACAGCAGGCGCTTATTGATCAGGCTTGCAGCATTGGTCACTCGATGAGCAAACGGCGGCCAATAGGCCTCACAGCTGAGCAAACGGCGTCTGTCGCATCCGATCCCCATGTTCGACGGTTTACAATCCAATTACGCAAATTGCGCCCGGGATCTGAACGGCACAAAAATACCCAGCGAGACCTTCGAtcattgaagcagaagctgaaaagGGAACTGAAACAGAAGATTCGAGACGACTGGACAGATGAACAGGCTGTAGATGACATTGaacgccaactccaaggcATCGGCTTTGCAGAGGCAATGGTAGATGACGCAATTCGGCCTCAGCGGCCGGCTCAAACGTTGCTGGTGAAGGCACTCACAGCTCTAGTCGGTAATACTCTGGAGGGACAGTACCAGCGCAGGGATAACGCAATTGAAGCCATAGTTGCATTTTGCGGTGTTGAGGAAGGCCCAACTGTACGACGGTGTATTTCATCAACGACGACAGTGTCACGCGAAAGCGCTCATGAGCCTTCGGAAGGCGACCCTCTGTTTCTCGCTACTATGTCTGTTTTTGTTGATAATCCGAAAcagaggccaaggaggtgTTTTCTGTGCATTGGGGCCGCGCTATCAATGCCACGAGACGACCCTCGCGTGGAAGACAAGATTGGAGAATCCTACACGCCGGGGGATTTGAGTAAACACTTCCGTCGAAGACACTTATCAAAATTGCGAGATAATGATCGGCCAGTGTGTCAGGTATGCGATATGGCACTCTCTCACAAAATGCACCTGCAAAAGCATGCTCTTGCAGTTCATG of Pochonia chlamydosporia 170 chromosome Unknown PCv3seq00028, whole genome shotgun sequence contains these proteins:
- a CDS encoding C2H2 finger domain-containing protein (similar to Metarhizium acridum CQMa 102 XP_007809561.1); this translates as MSEALRNLSLDHANSVPFQKHYLGRIVRADPWAIVRREKPQQALIDQACSIGHSMSKRRPIGLTAEQTASVASDPHVRRFTIQLRKLRPGSERHKNTQRDLRSLKQKLKRELKQKIRDDWTDEQAVDDIERQLQGIGFAEAMVDDAIRPQRPAQTLLVKALTALVGNTLEGQYQRRDNAIEAIVAFCGVEEGPTVRRCISSTTTVSRESAHEPSEGDPLFLATMSVFVDNPKQRPRRCFLCIGAALSMPRDDPRVEDKIGESYTPGDLSKHFRRRHLSKLRDNDRPVCQVCDMALSHKMHLQKHALAVHGTVS